The window cgggacgccagtctagcatgtatatagatatgattcgagtgattcgacggggtcctcgcatcccgatcgtcttagtgttacccccgggttcactacagaccagcatgtcctaggtgctcccccgggacaccgaagaccagattttcgttcctacgggagcgcatgttgcacgtgttcgggaacgtgccagagattgggtaccattttcaggactctaatgggaagttaacagacacctagcgggactagtagtaggtcccttactgagtatatgtttatactcactctttctatgtttaacatttcaggcgaaggtaaaggtagaggaaagctggcgagcgacagagaaggatccgtgacatgccatatggggactcaattttgcttccgcgtttatgtttcagtgttttaatattccgtttttaatgaaaaatttattcttccctcgtttcaaaaagtgtctcttgtcattgtttctttttagtaacgacctcagcttagtataaagagttgggtcgttacacgaTCAACATCAAAAGAATATCTATCGATATCGACGTTTGAGATAGGAGATAATGAAGAGAGAGACCCCTACTTATCTTTATGGTTGGATTGAAGATTATTATTGACTTTCATAGTGGAGAAGCCGACTGCAACAAACTATTTGTTGTTGAAAGAAAAtgataagaaaaagaagaagagaaaaagtatAAGTCAATTTATTTAGGGTTTTAGTTTGAAATGAAAAGAAGTGATGGAGTTATGGGcttcatttttctcttctagTGGAAGTTTGAGTATGAAAAAATGGTATAATTTTCTTTTGGATAACTATATTGCCCACTTTTCCaccaattctttctttcttttagggAACATTCTATTTtactctctctttttcttttttctttctttttctcaagtAGACAAAGGGGAAGATCTTGCTCttcaataaaacataaaaaccATAACACCACAATTTTCCCccatttaaagaaaaagaaaaaaaaaagagtgtgTATTTACCAAACTACCCCTCTCGTACACTTAAGAAGTCTGACCGTTGGTCGCCGCCGCCGCCAACTGAACCCCACCACTACCATTGTCCTTCTCCGTTGCGGCAGGTGCGGCGGCGGACTTCCACCTAAAATGACCGAAGAGCATCTCCATCTCCTCCAACGTCTTCCCTTGCGTCTCCGGCAAAGCGGTGTAAAAGAAAAACCAAGCAACGATAGCGATGGCGGCGAACAAGAAGAAGGCGCCGCCGGTGGTAATAGCCTTAGATAAGGACAAGAAAGACATGGAAATTACACCACTGGTGACACGATTCACGGCCACTCCCATACTCGTCCCTTGAGCGCGTAGCTTCAAAGGAAAAATCTCCGAACTATAAACCCACGTGATGGGTCCCATCCCAATCGAGAACGACGCAACGTATGTTAATACCATGGATATGCACAGCACAACCGCCCACATTAATTTCTTATCCGTTTGATTTATCACTGTTAAGGCCAATCCAAGGGTCCCTAGTGAAATTATCATCCCCAAAACACTTGTCAGAAGCAACGGCCGTCGTCCGATTCTGTCTAACAAAAACGTTGCTACCAATATGAATATTGTCTTCACAAATCCTACCGCCACCGTCGCTAGTAGTTTTTGATTCGCCGATGTGATTCCGGCTTTTTCGAAGATTCTTGGGCTGTATAATACCACCGCGTCTATTCCGGAGGCTTGTTGGAAGAAGTGTATTCCTACCCCGGCGATTAAGATGTGTCGGACGGCGGCGGTGGGGTGGATCAGGAGTTCTTTCCATACACCTTCGCCGTGTGTGGATTTTTTTGCCACGGAAACTATGTCGTCGTTGCATTCTTCTGGGATTCCGGCGGCTTGTTTGATGTCGGCAAGACGAATTAGTGCTTCCTCTTTGGAATCAGAGGTTTTTTCGAGGACTTTCTTGGCTTCGCCCAGACGGCCTTGGAGAACGAGCCATCGGGGGGATTCCGGCATGATTAGAACGATAACAGCGAGAAAAACAGAAGGGACGGCGCCGATTCCGAGCATGTATCGCCAACCCCTTGTTACTGGATCTGAGACTTTGGAGAAGCCGTAGTTTGAGACATAACCGAGTAAAATTCCAGCATTGATGAATACTTCTGGGAAGGAAGTGAGAAATCCCCGGGAAGAAGCAGGGGAAACCTCCGCCGTATAAACAGGAGCAATCATTAAAGCATAACCAACGCCGACACCAGCCACGAAACGGCCGAACATAAGAAAAGAATAGTTAGTAGCGAAACCCATGAGAAGAGCGCCGGCGAAGAAGATGACAGCAGCAACGACCATGGTGTAACGGCGACCGATCCAGTCAGAAGTACGGCCAGCGGCAGCGGAGCCGATGAGGGAGTAGAGGTTGAGGATTCCAACGAGGATTTCGATTTTGGTGTCGGAGAGTTTGAAGTCTTCTTTGATGAAAATGGCAGCGCCGCTCATAACGCCGATATCTGCAAAGAAATTGAAAGTTGATCATAAGAaaactgaagaagaagaagaagaagaagaagaagaaagaagaatgaaGAGAAGGTTAGAGAGAGAAATTTGAAATTACCATAGCCGAGAAGAACAGAGGTCATGGAAGCTAAAGTAGCGCAAGCGAGAGAGAATTTGTTTCTCTTGTTCTTCTTGGGAGGGTCGAAATCAGGGAGCGTTTTGTGGGTTTGATGAACAATAGAGGGAGCTGTTGTTTTTGTATCAGTAGCCATTGTTAGAAACTGTTAGCAAAATTAAAAGAAGCAAAATTAATGAAGAAGAATGGGAAATGAATGAAAAATGAGGAGTGTTTATATAGAGGAATAATAGCTTCTCCATGTGATGAGTTGAATAATAGCTTCTCCATGTGATGAGTTGAAGTTTAGAGTATACCAAATAATATACTTAATATTCACTTATGTtcacatcatttttttttaaattaatttttaatttttccctctttatttttgaatatttatAGACTATGCTAAACTATTATTTTGGTTTctaatacatataaaaaataaaattatacttgtaaatattttggtccCTATATCTCTATAATATAAATAGGAAGAAATTGTTATATTACAAACTATACGATCAAATAATTAGATAGAATAAAATGCACAAAGATACGTGTAGTCTAAAATGCACAAAGATACGTGGAGTCTAAAATGCACCAAAGTATTTTTTTCAAGCATAAACTTAACTGCATTtaccaaaaaataataataataaaattagaaaaggTTTGAAGTGTGTAATTGCAACTTCAACCATATACTTTTAGGGATGATTTTTACAATTTATATATTGAAACTAATAAGCActattgatgatttaaataaatgaataaaaaaaaaagaaaagaaaattgaagtgAAGATAAAGTGTGTGAAGAAGTCAACTAATAAGGTCAAAAAATGTGAAGTTTGACAAAAATGTGAAACAATTATTGGTTGGTGGAGAAAGAGGCGGAATTATATGTCTTTAGAACTTTTCGAAATCGGGTCAGAAAGGGCGGGCGGGTCCGTCGTATCGAAAGCGGACCCGATTCTGCTTTGAGAAGATTAAAGTGATGCCTCATCTTCCTTCCAATTTGCAACCATTCACATATTTCCACAGCTCATCCACAAACCCTTTTTTAGGATAGCAATGGGCAGAGAGTTGGGATGGGTTTTGTCTTTAGAAAATTGTTCAAGAAATTTACAACAATATCATCcaaaaatatttcaattttatgtttattagTT is drawn from Cucumis melo cultivar AY chromosome 11, USDA_Cmelo_AY_1.0, whole genome shotgun sequence and contains these coding sequences:
- the LOC127144005 gene encoding polyol transporter 5-like, which gives rise to MATDTKTTAPSIVHQTHKTLPDFDPPKKNKRNKFSLACATLASMTSVLLGYDIGVMSGAAIFIKEDFKLSDTKIEILVGILNLYSLIGSAAAGRTSDWIGRRYTMVVAAVIFFAGALLMGFATNYSFLMFGRFVAGVGVGYALMIAPVYTAEVSPASSRGFLTSFPEVFINAGILLGYVSNYGFSKVSDPVTRGWRYMLGIGAVPSVFLAVIVLIMPESPRWLVLQGRLGEAKKVLEKTSDSKEEALIRLADIKQAAGIPEECNDDIVSVAKKSTHGEGVWKELLIHPTAAVRHILIAGVGIHFFQQASGIDAVVLYSPRIFEKAGITSANQKLLATVAVGFVKTIFILVATFLLDRIGRRPLLLTSVLGMIISLGTLGLALTVINQTDKKLMWAVVLCISMVLTYVASFSIGMGPITWVYSSEIFPLKLRAQGTSMGVAVNRVTSGVISMSFLSLSKAITTGGAFFLFAAIAIVAWFFFYTALPETQGKTLEEMEMLFGHFRWKSAAAPAATEKDNGSGGVQLAAAATNGQTS